Proteins from a genomic interval of Sulfurimonas sp. HSL3-2:
- a CDS encoding plasminogen-binding N-terminal domain-containing protein has protein sequence MIRFLLLFLSLYFIGFASMISQPIVGVDEDTATIKIDNIDVGMSGFIVKHIDSEHSIILKNAVVSGFDKETKTATLSMSDYDALKQNSLPNGKWDVAVGDEAVLAFGYSRALLIAPNEEIYHRITKALPTLEWVHPDLFATVLSFNGHPTPLKEDFYNMCSVSSVGLLYFYIHENLFTLDCKSMTILQITDAPLKQESLQLPFYSRVEKINANWFGEGSDELEAYDPYYYELLVETNPKNKQLYDLIKNKEQNLTSLLNEFDIKDEK, from the coding sequence ATGATTAGATTTTTACTACTGTTTTTATCACTATATTTTATCGGTTTTGCAAGTATGATCTCTCAGCCGATCGTTGGTGTAGACGAGGATACAGCGACTATCAAGATAGATAATATCGATGTCGGCATGAGCGGTTTTATAGTAAAACATATAGACAGCGAACATAGCATAATACTAAAAAATGCAGTTGTAAGCGGATTTGATAAAGAGACGAAAACAGCGACTTTAAGCATGAGCGATTACGATGCTTTAAAACAGAACTCTCTTCCAAACGGAAAGTGGGATGTTGCAGTAGGCGATGAGGCAGTTCTTGCTTTTGGATACTCCCGTGCACTGCTTATAGCACCTAACGAAGAGATATACCACCGTATCACAAAAGCCCTTCCGACACTTGAATGGGTACATCCGGACCTTTTTGCGACGGTACTTTCGTTTAACGGTCATCCGACACCTCTAAAAGAGGATTTCTATAATATGTGCAGTGTCTCATCTGTAGGACTGCTTTACTTTTATATTCATGAAAACCTTTTTACTTTAGATTGTAAAAGTATGACTATATTGCAGATAACGGATGCTCCTTTGAAACAAGAATCGCTGCAGTTACCATTCTACTCAAGAGTGGAGAAGATAAATGCGAATTGGTTCGGAGAGGGAAGTGATGAACTTGAAGCTTATGATCCTTACTATTATGAACTTTTAGTAGAAACTAATCCAAAAAACAAACAACTCTATGATCTCATAAAAAACAAAGAGCAGAATTTGACCTCTCTTTTAAATGAATTCGATATAAAGGATGAAAAGTGA
- a CDS encoding peptidoglycan DD-metalloendopeptidase family protein, with protein sequence MLRLLLLFFIPMALFSSQVKNLRWDDGETYLMFLQRLNLPNKPLYYNLDKDDKQLTEEIRTGVNYQILEDQNGSIEQVLIPINDELQIHITKNKDDLDFEVIPIVSETRKEAFTLEINNSPYYDIIKATNSKKIAQIFVDGFKNSLNFKVDIHKGDKLVMIYDRMYRLGRPFSMPTLDVSMIQMGKKRHYVYRYTDDRFYDENGAEVEGFLLARPVRGARISSGFTLKRWHPILHKYRAHLGIDYAARPGTPILAAGSGRVIFCGRTNGYGNLTKIAHGDGYITLYAHQKAFRKGIKRGKYVKQGQVIGYVGTTGLSTGPHLHFGLYKDGRAINPARVVRVTTNKLKGKDRIAFNKLKENLNQSVDLYLNANTKPIVLGQYEPVYYVDKNGQQIEKKQEKSVN encoded by the coding sequence ATGTTACGTTTATTGTTATTATTTTTTATTCCGATGGCTCTTTTTTCATCGCAGGTCAAAAACCTCCGTTGGGATGACGGAGAGACATACCTTATGTTTTTACAAAGGCTCAATCTACCAAATAAACCTTTATATTATAATCTTGATAAAGACGACAAACAGTTAACAGAAGAGATAAGAACAGGTGTTAACTACCAGATCTTAGAAGACCAAAACGGTTCGATCGAACAGGTTCTTATCCCTATCAATGACGAGCTGCAGATACACATCACAAAAAACAAAGACGACCTTGATTTTGAGGTGATCCCCATTGTCAGCGAGACAAGAAAAGAGGCGTTTACTTTAGAGATAAACAACTCCCCCTACTATGACATCATCAAAGCAACGAACTCTAAAAAGATAGCACAGATATTTGTGGACGGTTTTAAAAACTCTCTTAACTTTAAAGTCGATATCCATAAGGGTGATAAACTTGTTATGATCTATGACCGTATGTACAGACTTGGCCGCCCTTTCTCAATGCCGACACTCGATGTATCGATGATACAGATGGGTAAAAAACGCCATTACGTATACCGCTACACAGATGACAGGTTTTATGATGAGAACGGAGCGGAAGTAGAAGGATTCCTGCTTGCCCGTCCTGTAAGAGGAGCTAGGATCAGCTCAGGCTTCACACTAAAAAGATGGCATCCTATCCTTCATAAGTACCGTGCCCACCTGGGGATCGACTATGCAGCACGTCCGGGAACACCAATCCTTGCAGCGGGAAGCGGAAGGGTCATATTCTGCGGCAGGACAAACGGTTACGGAAATCTGACAAAGATCGCCCACGGCGACGGTTATATTACTTTATACGCGCATCAAAAAGCTTTTAGAAAAGGAATAAAACGCGGAAAGTACGTAAAGCAGGGACAGGTCATCGGCTATGTAGGGACAACCGGTCTTTCAACAGGACCTCACCTACACTTCGGACTCTATAAAGACGGCCGTGCCATCAACCCTGCCCGCGTTGTAAGGGTGACTACAAACAAGCTTAAAGGCAAAGACAGAATCGCATTTAACAAGTTAAAAGAAAACCTCAACCAAAGTGTCGATCTCTACCTAAATGCCAATACAAAGCCGATCGTCTTAGGGCAATATGAACCTGTCTATTATGTAGATAAAAACGGTCAGCAGATAGAAAAAAAACAGGAAAAATCAGTAAACTAA
- a CDS encoding NUDIX domain-containing protein, translating to MSPVIKETTRLENPSFVKPLLIHYKQNDIHRTWEAVRSHDSVSILLYNIDLDSFVIVKQFRPPVLLNNETNGMMYELCAGIVDKKLSLQEIAKEEIHEECGYDVPLQMIEEITSFYTSVGISGAKQTLYYAQIDESMKVSEGGGLEEESIEVIHVKKEDAKEFILNPAYQKTPGLMVAFYWFFDKKS from the coding sequence ATGAGCCCCGTTATAAAAGAGACCACGCGACTGGAAAACCCTTCTTTTGTAAAACCTCTTTTGATCCACTACAAACAAAACGATATCCATAGAACCTGGGAAGCGGTAAGAAGCCACGACAGTGTTTCTATACTGCTTTATAACATCGATCTGGACTCATTTGTAATCGTCAAACAGTTCCGTCCCCCCGTACTTTTAAACAATGAGACAAACGGCATGATGTATGAGCTTTGTGCCGGTATCGTAGATAAAAAGTTATCCCTTCAAGAGATCGCCAAAGAGGAGATACACGAAGAGTGCGGATATGATGTCCCTTTGCAAATGATCGAAGAGATAACATCGTTTTACACCAGTGTCGGCATCTCCGGAGCGAAACAGACACTCTACTACGCGCAGATCGATGAGAGCATGAAAGTAAGCGAAGGCGGCGGTCTGGAAGAGGAAAGTATCGAAGTCATACATGTAAAAAAAGAGGATGCTAAAGAGTTTATTTTAAATCCAGCCTATCAAAAGACTCCCGGACTGATGGTCGCTTTTTACTGGTTTTTTGACAAAAAAAGTTAA
- a CDS encoding CheB methylesterase domain-containing protein: protein MNTLHKLILIGSSTGGPGHIEKIISSLPSDFNATIIIAQHMGDEYLQSFATRLDRESKLQVSLAYDKQIIENSHIYICTKKSEIECNKTMSFIVSDNKQSNYNPNINSLFNSAVHIDRSCQILAIILTGIGDDGVEGIKNISESGSMTIAESPKSAIVYGMPMRAAEIVKDIKILSLDEIISYINRFGA from the coding sequence TTGAATACTCTACATAAACTTATACTTATCGGTTCTTCTACAGGAGGCCCGGGCCATATAGAAAAGATAATATCATCACTTCCAAGCGACTTCAATGCGACGATCATAATCGCGCAGCATATGGGTGATGAATATCTGCAGAGTTTTGCAACAAGGCTTGATAGAGAATCAAAGCTGCAGGTATCTTTAGCTTACGACAAACAAATAATAGAAAACTCCCATATCTATATATGTACGAAAAAAAGTGAAATCGAGTGCAACAAAACGATGAGCTTTATAGTCTCAGACAATAAACAGAGTAACTATAATCCAAATATTAACTCTCTGTTTAATTCCGCAGTCCATATAGACCGTTCATGTCAGATCCTTGCAATAATACTCACAGGTATCGGTGATGACGGTGTAGAAGGGATAAAAAACATTTCTGAGAGCGGCAGTATGACCATAGCGGAATCCCCAAAAAGTGCCATCGTCTACGGCATGCCCATGAGAGCAGCAGAGATCGTAAAAGATATCAAGATACTCTCATTGGATGAGATCATAAGCTATATAAACAGATTTGGAGCATAG
- a CDS encoding CheR family methyltransferase — protein sequence MFSIFFKNKKDKKTDEKHEIVEVEDYNDVTPIAIYIKEQTGINFDKQLDILKSKMTSFCKIRYIKSFKTCLDRVHSDPAFKQELINYLTTNETYFYREHRQIEDFVKDAKSLHKKIDVLCAPCSTGEEPYSLVIALLEAGIPSREFHITAIDISTEALDLAKEAVYKERNVKNLTPEIRVKYFDHKNNTYILKEHVKDLVTFKQVNVFEREFLELGKFDYVFSRNMLIYFDKETKQKAKEILESMLKDKDKGVYFGHADLY from the coding sequence ATGTTCAGTATATTTTTTAAAAATAAAAAAGATAAAAAGACGGATGAAAAACATGAGATAGTCGAAGTCGAAGATTACAACGACGTGACACCCATCGCTATATATATAAAAGAGCAGACAGGCATAAACTTCGATAAACAGTTAGATATCTTAAAAAGCAAGATGACGAGCTTTTGTAAGATCAGATATATCAAAAGCTTCAAAACATGTCTGGACAGAGTTCATAGCGATCCGGCATTTAAACAGGAACTCATCAACTATCTGACCACAAACGAAACCTATTTTTACAGAGAACATAGACAGATAGAGGATTTTGTAAAAGATGCCAAGTCTTTACATAAAAAGATCGATGTCCTGTGTGCTCCATGTTCGACGGGAGAAGAACCCTACTCTCTTGTGATCGCACTTTTAGAAGCGGGAATCCCTTCAAGAGAGTTTCATATCACTGCTATCGATATAAGTACCGAAGCACTTGATCTTGCAAAAGAAGCCGTCTACAAAGAGAGAAACGTGAAGAACCTCACTCCCGAGATAAGGGTGAAATACTTTGACCACAAAAACAATACGTACATCTTAAAAGAGCATGTCAAGGACCTGGTAACTTTTAAACAGGTCAATGTATTTGAGAGAGAGTTTTTGGAGTTGGGGAAATTCGACTACGTGTTTTCCAGAAATATGCTGATCTACTTCGATAAAGAGACAAAACAAAAAGCAAAAGAGATACTAGAGTCGATGTTAAAAGACAAAGATAAAGGGGTTTATTTCGGTCATGCGGATCTGTATTAG
- a CDS encoding DNA-binding response regulator produces MSKLNDLKNLSVLYAEDDSTLREITKKTLQLVVNQVYAVADGSEALDIYHKHSIDVVILDIYMGNVGGIEVAKRIRQYNNKVPIVIVSGSIATDDLLAACKLNLIDYIHKPIEFNAWIKVLYEAVDYLKTNDMLVARVNDTVSYSYYSKSFVFRDGSKTVLTKNEIYTIELLLLNRGQVVTYDMISQMFNQNMSDGALKNLVFRIRKKMHDDSNLFNVAKIGYMLT; encoded by the coding sequence ATGTCAAAACTAAATGATCTAAAAAATCTGTCTGTATTATATGCTGAAGATGACAGCACATTACGTGAGATTACAAAAAAGACACTACAGTTGGTCGTAAATCAAGTATATGCAGTAGCTGACGGTTCAGAAGCTTTGGATATATACCATAAACATTCAATAGACGTAGTCATTTTAGATATTTATATGGGAAATGTAGGGGGTATAGAAGTAGCCAAACGAATACGTCAATACAATAATAAAGTCCCCATAGTCATCGTCTCCGGATCTATAGCGACTGATGATCTGTTAGCCGCATGTAAACTAAACCTAATCGATTACATTCATAAACCTATAGAGTTTAATGCATGGATAAAAGTACTTTATGAAGCTGTTGACTATCTGAAGACGAACGATATGCTGGTAGCCAGAGTAAATGATACGGTCTCATATAGCTACTATAGTAAGTCGTTTGTATTTAGGGACGGTTCAAAAACAGTCTTGACAAAAAATGAGATATATACGATCGAACTGCTGCTTTTAAATAGAGGGCAGGTGGTGACATATGATATGATCTCTCAGATGTTTAATCAAAATATGTCGGACGGGGCACTAAAAAATCTTGTTTTTAGGATTCGTAAAAAGATGCATGACGACAGTAATCTTTTTAATGTGGCAAAAATCGGGTACATGCTGACTTAG
- a CDS encoding HD domain-containing phosphohydrolase — translation MTLKERINRLSSLVDGMSVLYVEDEALIRENIKLFLDTIFKDVQTASNGIEGFELYKERKFDIVITDILMPEMNGIEIVQKIKELSPDQPVVVISACLESAYLLELINLGIIQFLLKPIQTEQMVEVLDEIVTDIYNKRKTDELNNRLQQELVHQSRLLQQYKEVVDVSAIVTQTDINGNITYVNDAFCNTTGYRYDEVILKSHNIVRHPDVSPEFYKNLWDTILNKETWHGVIRNLSRDGNQYITNATIRPILDEYDNIIDFISISYNTTELYNINEEIWQTQQEMLLTLGEVGETRSQETGNHVRRVAKFAKLLGALYGLEEDELRLLYSAAPMHDIGKIGIADSILLKQGKLDADEYESIKKHTKIGYEILKRCNRPLLQAAAIIAHEHHEKWDGTGYPNAVEGENIHIYGRIIALADVFDALVSERVYKKAWDLETTVAYLLDQRAKHFDPVLVDIFVEHIDKFHEIFLRYKD, via the coding sequence ATGACATTAAAAGAGAGAATAAACCGCTTATCATCGCTTGTAGATGGAATGAGTGTCCTTTATGTAGAAGATGAAGCATTGATCAGAGAAAATATAAAGCTGTTTCTTGATACGATCTTTAAAGATGTCCAGACGGCTTCAAACGGTATAGAGGGTTTCGAGCTATATAAAGAACGGAAGTTTGATATTGTTATTACCGATATATTGATGCCGGAGATGAACGGTATAGAGATCGTACAAAAAATAAAAGAGCTAAGTCCGGATCAACCTGTGGTAGTAATATCCGCTTGTTTGGAAAGTGCATATCTATTAGAGCTTATCAATCTTGGAATAATTCAATTTTTACTCAAACCGATCCAAACAGAACAGATGGTCGAAGTTCTCGATGAAATCGTAACGGATATCTATAACAAACGTAAAACAGATGAGCTGAATAATCGTTTACAACAAGAGCTTGTTCATCAATCCAGATTATTACAACAGTATAAAGAGGTCGTGGATGTCTCAGCGATCGTAACACAGACGGACATAAACGGCAATATAACATATGTCAATGACGCATTTTGTAATACTACAGGCTACAGATATGATGAAGTCATTTTAAAAAGCCACAATATAGTTCGTCATCCCGATGTCAGTCCAGAGTTTTACAAAAATCTTTGGGACACTATTTTAAATAAAGAGACTTGGCACGGTGTCATTAGAAATTTAAGCAGAGACGGGAACCAGTATATCACTAATGCAACTATTAGACCGATACTGGATGAATATGATAATATCATCGATTTTATCAGTATTAGCTACAATACGACAGAGCTTTATAATATAAATGAAGAGATATGGCAGACTCAGCAGGAGATGCTTTTAACACTGGGAGAAGTCGGTGAGACAAGGTCACAAGAAACAGGAAACCATGTAAGGAGAGTCGCAAAGTTTGCAAAACTTCTCGGTGCGTTATATGGGTTAGAAGAAGATGAGCTCAGACTGCTTTATAGTGCGGCTCCAATGCATGACATCGGAAAGATAGGGATAGCAGACTCTATTTTACTCAAGCAGGGAAAATTGGATGCGGATGAGTATGAGTCGATCAAAAAACATACGAAGATCGGATACGAGATTTTAAAAAGATGTAACCGTCCGCTTCTTCAAGCAGCTGCCATAATAGCACATGAACATCATGAAAAATGGGACGGAACAGGTTACCCTAATGCAGTCGAAGGCGAGAATATTCATATATATGGACGTATCATCGCGTTAGCAGATGTTTTTGATGCGCTAGTCAGTGAGCGAGTCTATAAAAAAGCATGGGATCTTGAAACAACGGTTGCATATCTGTTGGATCAACGTGCTAAACATTTTGATCCTGTACTGGTTGATATCTTTGTAGAGCATATTGATAAGTTTCATGAAATCTTTTTGAGATATAAGGATTAG
- a CDS encoding PAS domain-containing sensor histidine kinase encodes MKLSRNRKKLSDKTAELELEKTTMQHYFDIVNVMILVLDRSNNVKLLNRRGCEIIGYSSDEVIGKNWIDNFLPPSIHSEVVDVRERLKTDDNGAKYHENSVLTKNGEERLIAWRNSPLFDNKNNFIGILCSGEDITEIRRAQMELSESKEFYRTMFASLNDAVIILEDNIVKDCNRSALELFETKEKLFVGKHILDTLYDIECKEHDFYHYVDLANVGEFETAECSLRLHTRPDEMKIVEFTLSKFGAKNENKYIMVARDITKQVEEEKLFKLHVRQAQMGEMISMIAHQWRQPLSIINAITSQMRLKALLAGDETSEYVENLKNIEAQSVHLSQTISDYRNFFSVDKPKEYFSASSIVENVLNLVDHTLKSNSIELENNLVNDATVYTYRNEVLQVLIILLKNSIDMFVENNVADSKIVITIDRDDMHCKISIHDNAGGIAQHVMKKLFTPYFTTKDKNNGTGLGLYMSWLIIHEHCNGEIDVFSEEDETIFTIILPYKKEDT; translated from the coding sequence ATGAAGCTCTCGAGAAATCGTAAGAAACTTTCAGATAAAACGGCAGAACTGGAACTTGAAAAGACGACAATGCAGCATTATTTTGACATAGTCAATGTTATGATATTGGTATTGGACAGATCAAATAATGTAAAATTATTAAACCGCAGAGGATGTGAGATCATAGGATACTCGAGCGATGAGGTGATAGGAAAAAATTGGATAGATAACTTTTTGCCGCCGAGTATTCATAGTGAAGTCGTCGATGTTCGCGAAAGATTGAAAACAGATGATAACGGTGCGAAGTATCATGAAAACAGTGTGCTTACAAAAAATGGGGAAGAGCGTCTTATCGCATGGCGTAATAGTCCGTTATTTGACAATAAAAACAATTTTATCGGTATCTTATGTTCGGGAGAAGATATTACAGAGATCCGTCGTGCCCAGATGGAACTGAGTGAAAGTAAAGAGTTTTACCGTACGATGTTCGCATCACTTAATGATGCCGTTATTATTTTAGAAGATAACATAGTAAAAGATTGTAACAGGTCGGCTCTGGAGCTTTTTGAAACAAAAGAAAAGCTATTTGTCGGTAAACATATCTTGGATACCTTATATGACATAGAATGTAAAGAACACGATTTTTATCATTATGTGGATTTGGCAAACGTCGGTGAATTTGAAACCGCTGAGTGCTCACTGCGTCTTCATACTCGTCCTGATGAGATGAAAATAGTGGAGTTCACACTCTCGAAATTCGGTGCGAAGAATGAGAATAAATATATTATGGTCGCGCGTGATATTACCAAGCAGGTCGAAGAGGAAAAGTTATTTAAACTGCATGTCAGACAGGCACAGATGGGAGAGATGATCTCTATGATCGCACACCAGTGGCGTCAACCGTTGTCGATCATCAATGCTATTACGTCACAAATGCGTTTAAAAGCACTTTTAGCAGGTGATGAGACCTCCGAATATGTTGAAAACCTAAAAAATATAGAAGCGCAGAGCGTTCATCTTTCACAAACGATTTCTGATTATAGAAACTTTTTCAGTGTTGATAAACCAAAAGAGTATTTCAGTGCATCTTCGATCGTAGAAAATGTTCTAAATCTTGTTGACCATACCTTAAAAAGTAATTCTATCGAATTGGAAAACAATCTGGTCAATGATGCAACGGTATATACATACCGTAATGAAGTGCTGCAGGTGCTCATAATCCTTTTAAAAAATTCGATAGACATGTTTGTTGAGAATAATGTAGCTGACAGTAAGATCGTCATTACGATCGACCGTGATGATATGCACTGTAAGATAAGCATACATGACAATGCCGGCGGGATTGCGCAACATGTAATGAAGAAACTTTTCACACCCTATTTCACTACAAAAGATAAAAATAACGGTACAGGTCTTGGACTCTATATGAGCTGGCTGATCATACATGAACATTGTAACGGTGAAATAGATGTCTTTAGTGAAGAGGATGAGACCATATTTACCATTATCTTGCCATATAAAAAGGAGGATACATGA
- a CDS encoding sensor domain-containing diguanylate cyclase, whose product MIKIINTDEFSYFLRVNRNDIIKRWLNKNEVQNILHRHSLPIIDKNTHILYEFCDCFISVIQWSSTISECQAKMVFLQLLNNYNVTTPELFTLVTRLRTSIEEIIFENGNLSFNLQSEIETHALEIISELSSNFEIVRSGKFDYKSENSNLLTEYKRAVDLSNIVSKTNPKGVITYVNEKFCEISGYTKDELIGRPHNIIRHPDMPREAFKELWDTIKAKKSWHGVVTNMKKDGGQYIVDTTVVPILDVDGDITEYIAIRHDITELEETKQQLRNINKAMKNKVDELYSMTNSLEEKANKDNLTGIGNRDSFEDIFSFEIQKAKENDSLLSLMVFDIDNFKLINDTFGHQAGDNILVEITSIISHNMKTSDIFARWGGEEFVILMPNTKLEDAYTVAQKLRELIASHDFNYNDKITASFGVAQFNAEDTKNTLFEKADEALYLAKKHGRNRVEQYS is encoded by the coding sequence ATGATAAAGATAATAAATACAGATGAATTCTCCTATTTTTTAAGAGTAAATAGAAACGATATTATTAAAAGATGGTTAAATAAAAATGAAGTTCAAAACATACTTCATAGACATTCCCTTCCGATTATAGATAAAAACACTCATATACTTTATGAGTTCTGTGACTGTTTTATCAGTGTTATCCAATGGAGCTCTACTATATCCGAGTGCCAAGCAAAAATGGTTTTTTTACAACTGCTGAACAATTACAACGTCACGACCCCAGAACTCTTTACACTCGTTACAAGACTAAGGACTTCGATAGAAGAGATCATCTTTGAAAATGGAAATCTCTCTTTTAATCTGCAGTCTGAGATAGAAACTCATGCATTAGAGATAATCAGTGAACTATCATCGAACTTTGAGATCGTAAGAAGCGGAAAATTCGACTACAAAAGTGAGAACTCAAATCTTTTAACAGAATATAAAAGAGCGGTCGATCTTAGCAATATCGTTTCCAAAACAAATCCAAAAGGTGTTATCACCTATGTGAATGAGAAGTTTTGCGAAATATCCGGCTATACAAAAGATGAGTTGATAGGAAGACCGCATAATATCATAAGACATCCAGATATGCCCCGTGAAGCTTTTAAAGAGCTATGGGACACCATCAAAGCAAAAAAAAGCTGGCACGGCGTGGTGACAAATATGAAAAAAGACGGCGGACAATACATCGTAGACACGACTGTCGTGCCTATCTTGGATGTTGACGGAGACATCACCGAATATATCGCCATCAGACATGACATCACTGAGCTTGAAGAGACAAAACAGCAGCTAAGAAACATCAACAAAGCGATGAAGAACAAAGTAGATGAACTCTACTCCATGACTAACTCACTCGAAGAAAAAGCCAACAAAGACAACTTAACGGGTATCGGCAACAGAGACAGTTTTGAAGATATTTTTTCATTTGAGATCCAAAAAGCAAAAGAGAATGACTCGCTATTAAGCCTAATGGTCTTTGATATTGATAACTTTAAACTCATCAACGACACATTCGGACATCAAGCCGGAGACAATATCTTAGTAGAGATCACAAGTATTATCTCCCACAATATGAAGACAAGCGATATCTTTGCAAGATGGGGCGGAGAAGAGTTTGTTATCTTAATGCCAAACACTAAACTTGAAGATGCATATACAGTCGCACAAAAGTTAAGAGAGCTGATAGCGTCACATGACTTTAATTATAACGACAAGATAACAGCCAGCTTCGGCGTTGCCCAGTTTAATGCTGAAGACACAAAAAACACTCTTTTTGAGAAAGCGGACGAAGCGCTTTATCTAGCAAAGAAACATGGAAGAAACAGAGTAGAACAATATAGCTGA
- a CDS encoding F0F1 ATP synthase subunit C, whose product MKKILFLMLTLVGAAFAADAETAKIALNTADGASVAGFALIAAGVGLGLAALGGAIGMGHTAAATIAGTARNPGLGGKLMTTMFIALAMIEAQVIYTLVIALIALYANPFIG is encoded by the coding sequence ATGAAAAAGATTCTATTCTTAATGCTAACTTTAGTTGGCGCTGCTTTTGCTGCTGATGCAGAAACTGCAAAAATCGCTTTAAACACTGCTGACGGTGCTTCAGTTGCTGGATTCGCACTTATCGCTGCTGGTGTTGGTCTTGGTCTTGCTGCTCTTGGTGGTGCTATCGGTATGGGTCATACTGCTGCTGCTACAATCGCTGGTACTGCACGTAACCCAGGTCTTGGTGGAAAACTAATGACTACAATGTTCATCGCATTAGCAATGATCGAAGCACAAGTTATCTATACACTTGTTATCGCTCTTATCGCATTATATGCGAACCCATTCATCGGTTAA